A part of Numenius arquata chromosome 2, bNumArq3.hap1.1, whole genome shotgun sequence genomic DNA contains:
- the SYPL1 gene encoding synaptophysin-like protein 1 gives MAGLQVDFGLLLEPLGFIKVLEWIFSIFAFVTCGGYQGETTLLVSCKGAVNKTVTAAFAYPFRLNTVAFSAPDPKRCGGTWSDVYLVGNFSSSAQFFVALAVLVFLYCIAALVVYIAYKHAYQQNGKFPLTDLAITVITAFLWLVSTFAWAKALADIKMSTGASVIPGIDSCKAPGTTCRFASVTSMKTLNVSVVFGFLNMVLWGGNIWFVYKDTNLHNQSKRISLSPGIYSAQRGI, from the exons ATGGCTGGCTTACAGGTGGACTTTGGATTGCTCCTGGAGCCCCTGGGCTTCATTAAGGTCCTTGAGTgg attttttccatctttgcttTTGTCACATGTGGAGGCTATCAAGGTGAAACTACCCTTCTAGTTTCCTGCAAAGGTGCAGTAAACAAAACAGTTACAGCTGCTTTTGCTTATCCATTCAG ATTGAATACTGTTGCATTTAGTGCACCAGACCCAAAACGCTGTGGTGGTACTTGGAGTGACGTCTACCTCGTGGGCAACTTCTCCTCTTCTGCACAGTTTTTTGTTGCGCTTGCAGTGTTGGTATTCCTCTACTGCATTGCTGCCCTGGTGGTATATATTGCATATAAGCATGCGTATCAGCAAAATGGCAAGTTTCCACTAACT GACTTGGCTATTACTGTCATAACAGCCTTTCTGTGGCTGGTCAGTACTTTTGCTTGGGCAAAGGCACTTGCTGATATCAAAATGTCCACGGGGGCCAGTGTTATTCCAGGAATTGACTCTTGCAAAGCACCAGGAACAACTTGTCGTTTTGCTTCTGTGACCAGCATGAAAACTCTGAATGTGTCTGTG GTGTTTGGCTTTCTTAATATGGTTTTATGGGGAGGAAATATTTGGTTTGTATATAAGGACACCAACCTACACAACCAATCAAAGAGAATTTCTCTAAGTCCAGGAATATATTCAGCTCAAAGAGGAATATAA